One part of the Acinetobacter sp. XS-4 genome encodes these proteins:
- the rlmB gene encoding 23S rRNA (guanosine(2251)-2'-O)-methyltransferase RlmB: protein MAKQEYYYGVHSVESLLELEPERVLTLFTLKGRDDQRLQKILQLAEPFGISVQKASRDSLEKLAGLPFHQGVVAAVRPHPVLNEQDLDQILSETPDALLLALDQVTDPHNLGACIRTAAAMGVQAVIVPRDRAASLTPTARKVAAGGAEKVKFIQVTNLARTLAHLKETTHVRVIGTMLDESALPLQKCDFSGPVVIVMGAEDTGLRPITQAQCDHKVYIPMSGNLQSLNVSVATGMALYEACRQRSEV, encoded by the coding sequence ATGGCAAAACAGGAATATTATTATGGCGTTCATTCAGTGGAGTCATTGCTAGAACTTGAGCCAGAGCGTGTGCTAACCCTGTTTACTTTAAAAGGTCGGGATGATCAGCGTTTGCAAAAGATTTTGCAATTGGCAGAGCCTTTTGGAATCAGTGTACAAAAAGCAAGCCGCGATAGTCTTGAAAAACTTGCAGGTTTACCATTTCATCAAGGCGTGGTAGCCGCAGTGCGCCCACATCCTGTCTTGAATGAGCAAGATCTTGATCAAATCTTAAGTGAAACTCCAGATGCCTTGTTGTTGGCATTAGATCAGGTGACAGACCCACATAATCTAGGGGCTTGTATCCGTACTGCCGCTGCGATGGGTGTCCAAGCAGTTATTGTTCCTCGTGATCGTGCGGCAAGTTTAACGCCAACTGCTCGTAAAGTTGCAGCGGGTGGAGCCGAGAAAGTTAAATTCATTCAAGTCACAAATTTAGCTCGTACATTAGCTCATCTCAAAGAAACAACGCATGTGCGCGTGATTGGTACCATGCTTGATGAAAGCGCATTACCACTGCAAAAATGCGATTTTTCTGGTCCAGTTGTGATTGTGATGGGAGCCGAAGATACTGGTTTGCGTCCTATTACACAGGCGCAGTGTGATCATAAAGTTTATATTCCGATGTCAGGAAATCTGCAAAGCCTAAATGTCAGTGTAGCGACGGGTATGGCACTTTATGAAGCTTGCCGCCAGCGTTCTGAGGTATAA
- a CDS encoding tetratricopeptide repeat protein: MKKTLSLPKAPIGMVNRHKKSNPAEMNKILSQHFNAFKQAAAQGNYAKAYQHVKQAVSLVPKHSGALSDLAYTELRLGRYTDAYQHYLQAIQVSGTNVNTNLYDGLTEVCHHLNKKEETIKFGRLAITTKKELVKSEPVLPIPNHAPPEFSLNPQENIIAFSLFGANPRYCETSILNTQLAKQIYPEWTCRFYVDDTVPVLVQKRLKEKGAQVVQVTDSQKQLSGLFWRFFVMDDPTVKRFLIRDADSIVSYREKVAVDAWLKSDKWFHLMRDNYSHTELILAGMWGGSIGIFHNIEAHIRDYVATGRYLDNRVMDQHYLRYCIWPTLKQSVLIHDSQQFDSDASDFPAYDLALMQNDSENFHVGMNDGLPIVTTAVAHPTAQRVSWVLLDENQVEVCRYDAIVSSSRNIEINLPHAFAKKIQAQQWKLQVYPYEN; this comes from the coding sequence ATGAAAAAAACATTAAGCTTACCGAAAGCACCCATAGGGATGGTCAATCGTCATAAAAAAAGCAATCCTGCGGAAATGAATAAAATTTTAAGTCAACATTTTAATGCATTTAAACAAGCGGCAGCGCAAGGCAATTATGCCAAAGCTTATCAACATGTTAAACAAGCTGTTAGTTTAGTTCCTAAGCATTCAGGAGCTTTATCAGACTTGGCTTATACCGAACTACGCCTAGGTCGTTATACCGATGCCTATCAACACTATTTACAAGCGATTCAGGTAAGTGGAACTAACGTAAATACGAACTTATATGACGGGCTCACAGAAGTTTGCCATCATTTAAATAAAAAAGAAGAAACAATCAAATTTGGACGCTTGGCAATTACAACAAAAAAAGAACTTGTTAAGAGTGAACCTGTTTTACCGATTCCAAATCATGCACCCCCTGAGTTTAGTTTAAATCCTCAAGAAAATATTATTGCTTTCTCTTTGTTTGGAGCCAACCCGCGTTATTGTGAAACCTCTATTTTAAATACTCAGCTAGCTAAACAGATTTATCCAGAATGGACGTGTCGATTTTATGTCGATGATACTGTACCAGTACTTGTACAAAAGCGCTTAAAAGAGAAGGGCGCGCAAGTGGTACAGGTGACGGACTCTCAAAAGCAGTTATCAGGGTTGTTCTGGCGTTTTTTTGTGATGGATGATCCAACAGTTAAGCGTTTTTTGATACGTGATGCCGACTCTATTGTGTCGTACCGTGAAAAGGTGGCTGTAGATGCATGGCTCAAGAGTGATAAATGGTTTCATTTAATGCGAGATAATTATTCTCATACTGAGTTAATTTTGGCTGGAATGTGGGGTGGAAGTATAGGGATTTTTCATAATATTGAAGCACATATCAGAGATTATGTTGCCACCGGACGTTATCTGGATAATCGGGTGATGGATCAGCATTATTTACGCTACTGTATTTGGCCGACTTTAAAACAGAGTGTGCTTATACACGATAGCCAGCAATTCGATTCAGATGCTAGCGATTTTCCAGCTTATGATCTGGCGTTAATGCAAAACGACAGTGAAAATTTTCATGTAGGAATGAATGACGGTTTACCTATAGTGACCACAGCAGTCGCCCATCCAACAGCACAAAGAGTGAGTTGGGTACTTCTAGATGAAAACCAGGTCGAAGTTTGCAGATACGATGCAATTGTGTCGAGTAGTCGAAATATTGAGATTAACTTACCTCATGCTTTTGCCAAAAAAATTCAGGCACAGCAGTGGAAATTACAAGTCTATCCGTATGAAAACTGA
- the ruvX gene encoding Holliday junction resolvase RuvX yields the protein MTETQSKSIMAFDFGTQKMGMAIGQSSIESANPLPLFVMKDGIPNWDQLLKIVKEWQPDLFLVGLPLNMDDSESELSTRARKFARRLRHQTNIETLMVDERLTTREAREELGFYQEQGRAKKLSADSFAAALLIQSWYRNPVGLTP from the coding sequence ATGACCGAGACACAATCAAAATCGATTATGGCTTTTGACTTTGGTACTCAAAAAATGGGAATGGCGATTGGCCAGTCTTCAATTGAAAGTGCCAATCCTCTCCCTCTATTTGTCATGAAAGATGGTATTCCAAACTGGGATCAGCTCTTAAAAATTGTGAAAGAATGGCAACCCGATTTATTTTTGGTTGGGCTGCCGTTAAATATGGATGATAGCGAGTCTGAGCTCTCTACACGTGCCCGCAAATTTGCGAGACGTTTACGTCATCAAACCAACATAGAAACGTTAATGGTAGATGAGCGTTTAACTACACGTGAAGCACGAGAAGAGCTAGGTTTTTACCAAGAACAAGGTCGAGCAAAAAAGCTCTCGGCAGATAGTTTTGCTGCTGCACTACTCATTCAGAGTTGGTATCGAAATCCAGTTGGATTAACACCATAA
- a CDS encoding type II secretion system F family protein, producing the protein MTVKKAQLMPTFAYEGVDRKGVKIKGELPAKNMALAKVTLRKQGVTVRNIREKRKNILEGIFKKKVSTLDITIFTRQLATMMKAGVPLVQGFEIVAEGLENPAMREVVLGIKGEVEGGSTFASALRKYPQHFDKLFCSLVESGEQSGALETMLDRVAIYKEKSELLKQKIKKAMKYPATVIVVAVVVTIILMVKVVPVFQDLFSSFGADLPAFTQMVVNMSKWMQEYWFILIIVIGAIIAAFLEAKKRSKKFRDGLDKLALKLPIFGDLVYKAIIARYSRTLATTFAAGVPLIDALESTAGATNNVIYEQAVMKIREDVATGQQLQFAMRVSNRFPSMAIQMVAIGEESGALDSMLDKVATYYENEVDNAVDGLTSMMEPLIMAILGVLVGGLVIAMYLPIFQMGSVV; encoded by the coding sequence ATGACTGTCAAGAAGGCACAATTGATGCCGACTTTTGCTTATGAAGGGGTTGACCGTAAAGGCGTAAAAATTAAGGGAGAGCTTCCGGCTAAAAATATGGCTTTAGCCAAAGTCACCCTACGCAAACAAGGTGTAACTGTCCGTAATATTCGGGAAAAGCGTAAAAATATTCTTGAAGGTATATTCAAGAAAAAGGTATCGACGCTCGATATTACGATCTTCACCCGACAACTTGCAACCATGATGAAAGCTGGTGTTCCACTGGTACAAGGCTTTGAAATTGTAGCTGAAGGTTTAGAAAACCCAGCTATGCGCGAAGTGGTACTCGGCATTAAAGGTGAAGTTGAAGGTGGTAGTACTTTTGCCTCAGCTTTAAGAAAGTATCCTCAGCACTTCGACAAACTGTTTTGCTCTCTTGTAGAGTCTGGCGAACAGTCTGGTGCGCTTGAAACCATGCTGGACCGCGTGGCAATTTACAAGGAAAAAAGTGAATTGCTTAAGCAGAAAATTAAGAAAGCTATGAAATATCCAGCAACGGTTATTGTGGTTGCTGTGGTTGTTACTATTATTTTGATGGTTAAAGTAGTTCCCGTCTTCCAAGACCTATTTTCTTCATTTGGTGCAGATTTGCCTGCCTTTACGCAAATGGTCGTAAATATGTCGAAATGGATGCAGGAATACTGGTTCATTCTGATTATTGTGATCGGTGCAATCATTGCCGCATTTCTAGAAGCTAAAAAGCGTAGTAAAAAATTCCGTGATGGTTTAGACAAACTTGCCCTGAAACTACCTATCTTTGGTGATCTGGTTTATAAGGCGATTATTGCCCGCTATAGCCGTACTTTAGCAACCACTTTTGCAGCAGGTGTCCCACTCATTGATGCACTTGAATCAACTGCTGGTGCAACCAACAATGTCATTTACGAACAAGCTGTAATGAAAATTCGTGAAGATGTTGCTACCGGTCAACAACTCCAATTTGCGATGCGCGTTTCAAATCGTTTTCCATCTATGGCTATACAAATGGTCGCAATTGGTGAAGAATCTGGTGCACTAGACAGTATGCTCGATAAAGTTGCAACGTACTATGAAAATGAAGTTGATAATGCCGTTGATGGCTTAACTTCAATGATGGAACCTTTAATTATGGCAATTTTAGGGGTACTTGTAGGCGGTCTGGTGATTGCTATGTATCTTCCAATTTTCCAAATGGGTTCAGTTGTATAA
- the coaE gene encoding dephospho-CoA kinase (Dephospho-CoA kinase (CoaE) performs the final step in coenzyme A biosynthesis.) yields the protein MAFILGVTGGIGSGKSAATQWFESQGIQVVDADIVAREVVEKGQPALQKIQKTFGDWVLQADGSLDRRALREHIFQNPEARQTLEQITHPAIRQSIIQQLQNPRSAYVILVSPLLFETNQHQLVNHTLLVDASEQTQIQRASQRDGQNQEQIQKIIAAQMPRERKRQLANDIVFNDGLLEHLHQQLEPLHQSYLKRTN from the coding sequence ATGGCTTTTATTCTGGGAGTCACAGGTGGAATTGGTAGCGGAAAATCTGCTGCAACACAATGGTTTGAGTCCCAAGGAATACAAGTCGTCGATGCCGATATTGTTGCTCGCGAAGTGGTCGAAAAAGGCCAACCTGCCCTTCAAAAAATCCAAAAAACTTTTGGAGACTGGGTACTTCAAGCAGACGGAAGTTTAGACCGCCGTGCCCTACGCGAGCATATTTTTCAAAACCCTGAAGCAAGACAAACACTTGAGCAAATTACGCATCCAGCCATTCGTCAATCTATTATTCAACAATTACAAAATCCGCGTAGTGCCTACGTGATTTTGGTTTCCCCATTACTTTTTGAAACCAACCAGCATCAACTGGTTAATCACACATTATTAGTTGATGCGAGTGAACAAACTCAAATTCAGCGTGCCAGCCAGCGCGATGGGCAAAACCAAGAACAAATTCAGAAAATTATTGCAGCGCAAATGCCACGCGAGCGTAAACGCCAACTTGCCAATGACATTGTGTTTAATGATGGATTACTCGAACATTTACATCAACAATTAGAGCCGTTACATCAAAGTTATTTGAAGCGCACAAATTAA
- a CDS encoding A24 family peptidase — MQEIIAYFIQNLTALYIAVALLSLCIGSFLNVVIYRTPKMMEQDWQQECQMLLDPEQPIIDHEKLTLSKPASSCPECHQPIRWYQNIPVISWLVLKGKCGHCQHPISIRYPAIELLTMVCSLIVVMVFGPTIQMLLGLVLTWVLIALTFIDFDTQLLPDRFTLPLAALGLGINTFNIYTSPTSAIWGYLIGFLCLWIVYYLFKVITGKEGMGYGDFKLLAALGAWMGPLMLPLIVLLSSLLGAIIGIILLKLRNDNQPFAFGPYIAIAGWVAFLWGDQIMKIYLGG, encoded by the coding sequence ATGCAAGAAATCATTGCTTATTTTATTCAAAACTTAACTGCACTTTATATTGCAGTTGCATTATTGAGCCTGTGTATTGGTAGCTTTCTTAATGTGGTGATTTATCGCACCCCCAAAATGATGGAACAAGATTGGCAGCAAGAATGTCAAATGCTACTCGATCCTGAGCAACCCATTATTGATCATGAAAAACTGACATTAAGTAAGCCTGCTTCATCATGCCCAGAGTGCCATCAACCCATCCGTTGGTATCAAAATATTCCTGTTATCAGTTGGTTGGTTTTAAAAGGTAAATGTGGTCATTGCCAGCATCCTATTAGCATTCGTTATCCAGCGATTGAACTATTAACAATGGTATGTTCACTGATTGTGGTCATGGTATTTGGCCCAACCATACAAATGCTGTTGGGGCTAGTCCTGACCTGGGTCCTGATTGCCCTCACCTTTATAGACTTTGATACTCAGCTGCTACCCGACCGTTTTACCCTACCTTTAGCTGCGCTTGGTTTAGGCATTAACACCTTTAATATTTACACCTCACCCACTTCAGCCATTTGGGGTTATCTCATTGGTTTTTTATGTCTTTGGATTGTGTATTACTTATTTAAAGTGATTACAGGCAAAGAAGGCATGGGCTACGGCGACTTTAAATTGCTTGCCGCATTAGGCGCGTGGATGGGGCCATTGATGCTGCCATTAATTGTGTTATTGTCATCTTTACTAGGTGCAATTATTGGCATCATTTTATTAAAATTACGCAATGATAATCAGCCCTTTGCCTTTGGGCCCTACATTGCCATTGCGGGTTGGGTTGCCTTTTTATGGGGTGACCAGATTATGAAAATCTATTTGGGAGGTTAA
- a CDS encoding pyrimidine/purine nucleoside phosphorylase, with the protein MSTNQFDHVTVIKKSNVYFGGACISHTVQFEDGTKKTLGVILPTEQPLTFETHVPERMEIISGECRVTIADSNESELFRAGQSFYVPGNSLFKIETDEVLDYVCHLEG; encoded by the coding sequence ATGAGTACAAACCAATTTGATCATGTAACGGTCATCAAAAAATCAAACGTTTATTTTGGTGGAGCATGTATCAGCCATACCGTGCAATTTGAAGATGGAACGAAAAAAACACTAGGTGTTATTTTGCCGACTGAGCAACCTTTAACTTTTGAAACGCATGTTCCTGAGCGTATGGAAATTATTTCAGGTGAATGTCGCGTAACAATTGCAGATAGCAATGAAAGTGAGTTGTTCCGTGCGGGCCAATCATTTTACGTGCCAGGCAACAGTCTTTTTAAAATCGAAACTGATGAAGTACTCGATTATGTGTGCCATTTAGAAGGCTAA
- a CDS encoding DMT family transporter translates to MSPRKQGYFFVLVTMCIWGGFTLFARLNAQWHISAWDIAALRFAIAFLILMPILIYKKDLAFLWSKHAVILALIGGVIYCLTVYTAFLYAPAAHAAIFLNGCIPICTAFAAYILFRQPFDKHTWASLAIMIAALALMSALMLQGNASAFGIGDLLLFISAIWWGIFTVLLKQWKLSAWHSMASVAIWSAIIYLPIYLLFLPKHFMEVSPVHLAIQGIFHGVFVVIIATLTYVAAIQRLGAFKTGSIVTLAPFIAAILAVPLLGESLSPSIIVGLIGMGVGALQPWRWFRPDSLAQKIKQQNKPN, encoded by the coding sequence ATGTCTCCCCGTAAGCAAGGTTATTTCTTTGTATTGGTGACCATGTGCATTTGGGGCGGGTTTACGCTTTTTGCCCGTTTAAATGCACAGTGGCACATCAGTGCTTGGGATATTGCTGCACTACGCTTCGCTATAGCTTTCCTAATTTTAATGCCTATTTTAATCTATAAAAAAGATCTCGCTTTTTTATGGAGTAAGCATGCGGTTATTTTAGCTTTGATTGGCGGAGTCATTTATTGTCTTACCGTCTATACCGCTTTTCTCTATGCTCCAGCTGCGCACGCTGCAATTTTCTTAAATGGCTGTATTCCAATTTGTACTGCATTTGCAGCATACATTTTATTTAGGCAGCCATTTGATAAACATACATGGGCTAGTCTCGCAATCATGATCGCGGCTTTGGCCCTTATGAGCGCTTTGATGCTGCAAGGTAATGCCTCTGCTTTTGGAATAGGTGATTTACTCCTTTTTATTAGTGCAATTTGGTGGGGTATTTTCACTGTGTTACTTAAACAGTGGAAATTGTCTGCATGGCACTCAATGGCAAGTGTTGCGATTTGGTCTGCGATTATTTATTTGCCGATCTATCTTTTATTTTTGCCTAAACACTTCATGGAAGTTAGTCCTGTTCATTTAGCGATACAAGGCATTTTTCATGGCGTATTTGTCGTTATTATTGCCACTTTGACTTATGTAGCTGCGATTCAGCGTTTAGGTGCTTTTAAGACTGGAAGTATTGTGACTTTGGCGCCGTTTATTGCTGCAATATTGGCTGTACCTTTACTTGGTGAGTCATTAAGCCCATCGATTATTGTGGGCCTGATTGGTATGGGAGTAGGTGCCTTACAACCTTGGCGGTGGTTTCGACCAGATAGCTTGGCACAAAAAATTAAACAGCAAAATAAACCAAATTAA
- the recN gene encoding DNA repair protein RecN, with protein sequence MLTHLTLINFALADHLAIDIEQGFNVLTGETGAGKSLLLDALSACLGDRTDTNYVRYGSDKADITAVFTYQNNSPEAKWLQDHELDDDSGEIHLRRVIFATGRSKAWVNGRPSSLSELKELGRLLVQLYSQHSQQQLLEPPYPKHWLDRYNNFYVEANDVREAYSSWQRTIRLHQAALDAQATRLQRIGTLEHQIEELEEVIQTDYKEIEQEFDRLSHHEHIMQDCSFSLNVLDEAEQNITQEISSIIRRLESHAGRSEQLSEIYNSLLNAQSEIDDATANLRQFIDRQSFDPERMEELNSKLEVFHRLARKYRTQPETLKEEYEGWQRELEQLHQLEDPETLAEQVEKSHEEFLEKAQHLDNIRREAASPLAKQLTEQVKPLALPEAHFEFKFEPLEQPGAEGLSFIQLLFTANKGIPPQPLARVASGGELSRIALVMQVMNAEKTESEVLVFDEIDVGISGGTAEVVGRLLADLAQHVQLLCITHQAQVAAQSDQHLLVKKQQTDPASSTIVELDENQIISELARMSGGVEINETTLQHAKQLRQLKFQASSN encoded by the coding sequence ATGCTCACACATTTAACTTTAATTAATTTTGCATTAGCTGATCATTTAGCTATTGATATAGAACAGGGATTTAATGTTCTAACAGGCGAAACAGGTGCCGGAAAATCATTATTACTGGATGCACTTTCTGCTTGTCTAGGGGATCGTACAGATACAAATTATGTCCGTTATGGTTCGGACAAAGCAGATATTACCGCTGTTTTTACCTATCAAAATAATAGTCCTGAAGCAAAATGGCTCCAAGACCACGAACTAGATGATGATTCTGGGGAAATTCATTTACGTCGTGTTATTTTTGCAACCGGACGTAGTAAAGCATGGGTGAATGGCCGACCGAGCAGTCTATCTGAACTCAAAGAATTAGGGCGTTTGCTTGTTCAATTGTATAGTCAGCACAGCCAGCAGCAGCTTCTTGAACCACCTTATCCAAAGCATTGGCTAGACCGATATAACAATTTTTATGTTGAAGCGAATGATGTACGTGAAGCCTATAGCTCATGGCAACGCACTATTCGTTTGCACCAAGCAGCCCTAGATGCACAAGCAACTCGCCTACAACGAATTGGTACTTTAGAGCATCAAATTGAAGAACTCGAAGAGGTCATTCAGACCGACTATAAAGAAATTGAACAAGAATTTGATCGACTTAGTCATCATGAACATATCATGCAAGACTGTAGCTTTAGCTTAAATGTTTTAGATGAAGCTGAGCAGAATATTACTCAAGAAATATCTTCGATTATTCGCAGATTAGAGTCTCACGCGGGACGCAGCGAACAACTTTCCGAGATTTATAATTCTTTACTGAATGCTCAAAGTGAAATCGATGATGCAACGGCAAACTTGCGTCAATTTATTGATCGTCAAAGTTTTGATCCCGAGCGAATGGAAGAACTCAATTCTAAACTTGAGGTTTTTCATCGTCTGGCACGCAAATACCGAACTCAACCGGAAACACTTAAAGAAGAATATGAAGGTTGGCAACGTGAGCTTGAGCAATTGCATCAACTTGAAGACCCAGAAACACTGGCAGAGCAAGTTGAAAAATCACATGAGGAGTTTTTAGAAAAAGCTCAGCATTTAGACAATATTCGTCGTGAAGCTGCCTCTCCGCTTGCTAAACAATTAACTGAACAAGTGAAACCTTTAGCGTTACCAGAGGCACACTTCGAATTTAAGTTTGAACCATTAGAACAACCGGGTGCAGAAGGTTTAAGCTTTATTCAACTTTTATTTACTGCCAACAAAGGTATCCCTCCACAACCATTGGCACGAGTGGCCTCAGGTGGTGAGCTTTCTCGTATTGCACTCGTCATGCAAGTCATGAATGCTGAAAAAACTGAATCCGAAGTTCTGGTGTTTGATGAAATTGATGTCGGGATTAGTGGCGGCACCGCAGAAGTTGTAGGCCGTTTACTTGCTGACCTGGCACAACATGTCCAACTCTTATGTATTACTCACCAAGCACAAGTTGCTGCACAGTCTGATCAGCATTTATTAGTGAAAAAACAACAAACTGACCCAGCCAGCAGTACAATTGTAGAACTTGATGAAAATCAAATCATTTCTGAGTTAGCTCGCATGTCAGGCGGTGTTGAAATTAATGAAACAACCTTGCAGCACGCAAAACAATTACGTCAACTTAAATTTCAGGCTTCTTCAAATTAA
- the pilB gene encoding type IV-A pilus assembly ATPase PilB encodes MSVIHTSPKFSGFFRRLVEEKHVSAATMQAALDAAKRAKQDTVAYLIEEVHLSPSLLAETISIEFAEPYFDLDVYDTSQIPKDLVDQKLILKHRVLPLVQRGQILYVATSNPSNIEAIDAIRFNSKLMVEPVIVEHHKLEKILTQQFTEESSFEFSDEEFDLDVDLDTSTAPEEDEDTPQGDEAPIVKYVNKLLIDAIRMGASDLHFEPYEKSYRVRYRVDGVLRQIANPPLQLANRLASRLKVMSQMDISEKRVPQDGRIKLKLSKSKAIDFRVNSLPTLFGEKLVLRILDPSSAMLGIDALGYEEEQKALFMEALDKPQGMLLITGPTGSGKTVSLYTGLNILNTESSNISTAEDPVEINLEGINQVNVNPKVGLTFSAALKSFLRQDPDIIMVGEIRDLETAEIAIKAAQTGHMVMSTLHTNSAPETLTRLRNMGVPSFNIATSVNLVIAQRLARRLCPQCKVPTDVPKQSLLEMGFTEQDLANPDFQVFQPVGCPECREGYKGRVGIYEVMKVTPEISKIIMEDGNALEIAAASEKLGFSNLRRSGLKKVMQGVTSLQEVNRVTSE; translated from the coding sequence ATGTCAGTCATACATACATCTCCAAAATTTTCGGGGTTTTTTCGACGATTAGTCGAAGAAAAACATGTGTCGGCAGCGACCATGCAAGCAGCATTAGATGCAGCAAAAAGAGCTAAACAGGATACAGTTGCGTACCTGATTGAAGAGGTTCATCTCTCCCCTTCTTTATTAGCTGAAACAATTTCTATTGAATTTGCTGAACCATATTTTGATCTGGATGTTTACGATACCAGCCAGATTCCTAAAGATTTGGTCGATCAGAAACTGATTTTAAAACATCGGGTCTTGCCTCTCGTACAAAGAGGACAGATTTTATATGTTGCAACCAGTAACCCCAGCAATATAGAAGCTATTGATGCTATTCGCTTCAACAGCAAGCTTATGGTTGAACCCGTTATTGTCGAGCACCATAAACTTGAGAAAATTCTGACGCAGCAATTTACTGAAGAAAGTAGTTTCGAGTTTAGCGATGAAGAATTTGATCTTGATGTAGATCTTGATACCTCAACCGCTCCAGAAGAGGATGAGGATACTCCACAAGGCGATGAAGCACCTATTGTTAAATATGTTAACAAGTTATTAATAGATGCGATTCGTATGGGAGCTTCTGATTTACATTTCGAACCCTATGAAAAATCCTATCGGGTCCGCTATCGGGTGGATGGCGTTTTGCGTCAAATTGCAAATCCACCTCTGCAACTGGCGAATCGTTTGGCTTCACGCTTGAAAGTAATGTCTCAAATGGACATTTCCGAAAAGCGTGTTCCTCAAGATGGTCGTATCAAACTCAAGCTATCGAAATCTAAAGCAATTGATTTTCGTGTGAACTCTCTTCCGACCTTATTTGGTGAGAAGCTAGTTCTACGTATTCTCGATCCATCGAGTGCCATGCTGGGAATTGATGCTTTAGGATATGAAGAAGAGCAAAAAGCGCTTTTCATGGAAGCATTAGATAAGCCTCAAGGTATGCTTTTAATTACTGGCCCAACAGGTTCTGGTAAAACAGTATCTTTATATACGGGCCTCAATATTTTAAATACTGAAAGTTCCAATATTTCTACTGCCGAAGATCCAGTCGAAATTAACCTTGAAGGCATTAATCAGGTTAACGTGAACCCTAAGGTAGGTCTGACTTTTTCAGCTGCACTTAAGTCATTTTTACGTCAGGACCCTGACATTATTATGGTCGGTGAGATTCGTGATTTAGAAACAGCTGAAATCGCGATTAAAGCTGCTCAGACAGGTCATATGGTGATGTCTACACTACATACCAACAGTGCCCCTGAAACACTGACTCGTCTACGCAATATGGGGGTTCCGTCTTTCAATATTGCGACATCGGTCAATCTGGTTATTGCTCAGCGTTTGGCACGTCGGTTATGTCCACAATGTAAAGTGCCTACTGATGTCCCTAAACAAAGCCTATTAGAAATGGGTTTTACCGAACAAGATCTAGCTAATCCCGATTTTCAAGTTTTTCAACCAGTCGGTTGTCCAGAATGTCGTGAGGGTTACAAAGGTCGAGTTGGTATTTATGAAGTAATGAAAGTCACACCTGAGATTTCCAAGATTATTATGGAAGATGGCAATGCTTTAGAAATCGCTGCTGCTTCTGAAAAATTGGGGTTTAGTAATCTACGTCGCTCAGGTTTAAAGAAAGTTATGCAAGGTGTTACTTCTTTACAAGAAGTCAACCGCGTGACCAGTGAATAA
- a CDS encoding YqgE/AlgH family protein produces MTKQYLTHRCLIAPPEMADDFFANTVIYLARHDEEGAQGIIINRPSGIQIKELLHDLDIEADNVNPHAVLQGGPLRPEAGFVLHTGQPTWHSSIAVGENVCITTSKDILDAIAHNEGVGRYQIALGYASWSKNQLEDEITRGDWLICDADMDLIFNLPYDDRWDAAYKKIGVDRAWLASEIGHA; encoded by the coding sequence GTGACCAAACAATATCTGACTCACCGTTGTCTGATTGCCCCGCCAGAAATGGCAGATGACTTTTTCGCAAACACTGTAATTTATCTTGCCCGTCATGATGAAGAAGGTGCTCAAGGCATTATTATTAATCGTCCTTCTGGTATTCAAATTAAAGAATTACTCCATGACCTCGACATTGAAGCAGACAATGTAAATCCACATGCGGTTTTACAAGGTGGCCCTTTACGTCCCGAAGCTGGATTTGTTCTTCATACTGGACAACCAACATGGCATTCATCTATTGCTGTAGGTGAAAATGTTTGTATTACCACCAGTAAAGATATTCTTGATGCGATTGCTCATAATGAAGGTGTAGGTCGATATCAGATCGCTCTCGGCTATGCGAGCTGGAGCAAAAATCAGTTAGAAGACGAAATTACACGCGGTGACTGGCTCATTTGTGACGCTGATATGGATCTAATTTTTAACCTGCCTTATGACGATCGTTGGGATGCAGCTTATAAAAAAATTGGTGTAGATCGTGCGTGGCTTGCATCTGAAATCGGACACGCTTAA